A window of the Bacteriovorax sp. PP10 genome harbors these coding sequences:
- a CDS encoding MarC family protein: protein MEFTPAITDVLKFAVTLVSIINPLGAIPVFLGFVKNHRKINVKKLANHTATAVTVTILISLIVGQYVLNFFGISIASFTIAGGFLLTTTAFSMISGQQSNSKINSEEMESIDFERELGIIPLAIPLLSGPGAISTSIIHAKNFTTPAHWIAGILMILIVGFCIKFILMYAEKIGEKLGQIGLNVMTRIMGLILLSMSIEMIAYGIKEILPILKGDF, encoded by the coding sequence ATGGAATTTACTCCAGCTATCACTGATGTTCTGAAGTTTGCGGTCACGCTGGTTTCAATTATCAACCCCCTGGGTGCTATTCCTGTATTCTTAGGATTTGTAAAAAATCATAGAAAAATAAACGTTAAAAAGCTGGCCAATCACACGGCGACAGCAGTAACTGTGACAATCTTAATCAGTTTGATTGTTGGACAATATGTTCTTAATTTTTTTGGTATCTCAATCGCATCATTTACTATCGCCGGTGGATTCCTTTTAACAACCACCGCCTTCAGTATGATTTCCGGCCAGCAATCAAATTCAAAAATTAACAGCGAAGAAATGGAATCAATAGATTTTGAGAGAGAGTTGGGAATCATTCCTCTGGCCATTCCTCTTCTATCGGGGCCAGGTGCGATTTCAACATCTATCATTCATGCAAAAAACTTCACGACTCCTGCTCACTGGATTGCTGGTATATTGATGATTTTAATTGTCGGTTTTTGCATTAAATTCATTTTAATGTACGCAGAAAAAATCGGTGAAAAACTTGGCCAGATCGGTCTGAACGTAATGACTCGAATTATGGGTTTAATTCTTTTATCAATGTCGATTGAAATGATTGCTTATGGTATTAAAGAGATCTTGCCGATTCTAAAAGGCGATTTCTAA